A stretch of DNA from Arthrobacter globiformis:
GGGGGTATGTAGGCCTCGCTGATCCCGACCACTTCGCCCCTGCTGTTCACGACTGCACCGCCGGAGTTGCCGGGGCTGATCGCGGCATCGGTTTGGATGAGGTCTACCAGGGACTGGCTGCTGGATGCAGACCCCGGGATTTGCCGGTGCAGGCCCGAGATGATGCCGGCCGTCGCCGTGTTCTCAAATCCGAGAGGTGAACCGATCACGACGGCAAGTTCACCGATGCGGGGCAGGGCAGGCTGGAATTTGGCGGCAGGGAGGCCTGTCCGCTTTGCCTCCACCAAGGCAAGGTCCGAGATTGGGTCCGTTGCCCGTACCGTTCCGGTTACCCGGCGGCCATCGGCGAAGCCCACCTCCACAGTGCGGTTTCCCCGCACCACGTGCTCGTTCGTGAGGATCAGCCCGTCCTTCGAATACACCACGCCGCTTCCCAGCCCGCCATCGGTAAAGACAGTCACGACAGACGGCTGGACGTTGCTGACAACTGTGGGAATATCGACAGGC
This window harbors:
- a CDS encoding S1C family serine protease; this encodes MPTVVSNVQPSVVTVFTDGGLGSGVVYSKDGLILTNEHVVRGNRTVEVGFADGRRVTGTVRATDPISDLALVEAKRTGLPAAKFQPALPRIGELAVVIGSPLGFENTATAGIISGLHRQIPGSASSSQSLVDLIQTDAAISPGNSGGAVVNSRGEVVGISEAYIPPQSGAVALGFAIPAATAVKVADQLRADGTAEHSFIGLGLGEITQQIAEELGLPDTRGALALTVQEGGPAHKAGIRPGDVLTRLDGDELASPEDLLAALRSKSPGQTVTVEFRRGTTRHEVKVPLAARPAS